Part of the Catharus ustulatus isolate bCatUst1 chromosome 18, bCatUst1.pri.v2, whole genome shotgun sequence genome is shown below.
TGGCTGTAGAAGCAGGACCTGGTGGCACGTCCTTGTCCCCATGCTATCAGCAGGCAGTGCACATAGACCTGCTGAGACAGCACATCCTTCCCCAGTGACCCTGCTCTCCTTCCAAACCACCCTGTGGGCCTGAGGCCACCCCAGCAGGAGCACTATGTCTCAGGATAGACAATGTTTTGGGACACCTAGGTCATCCCCCTCCCTGGAACCTCCAACCTCACCACCAAGGGCATCACTCCCACCTCACCTGCTCCTCCTTGGGCTCACCCTCCAGTGTGGGGGCCAGGATGGAGAGCTGGAGGACAGACCCCCCTCTCTGGTGCTGGACAGATACATTCCCCAGCTTCTCCCCATGCAGGCAACTGTGGCAAGAGAGTGACACAGGACATTCCAGGGCTGTCTCCACGCTCTGCATATCCCTTTCCATCAGGAGGTCCTGCAGGACCCCAAGGTGGCTGGAGAAGGAGCCCCTAATTTCTGCCCCACCAGCACTGACCCACGGCTGTTCACCACCATGAAGAGCCTCCTGGAGTGTCCTGGCTGCTCCATGTTGGTCCCATAGCACTGATCCACCTGGATCTTCATGGAGATGCTGGGACTGAAGCGGACACTGGCTTCAAGGTGCATCATAGAGCCGGGGCTGAGCACTGGCAGCTTCTCTGGAGTGGCACTGGAGTCCTCTGAGAGATGTGGGTTCAGTGTGACACCCCCAAACCTATCCCACCAGAGACAGGGGCACCAGACACATCCCAGACCACCACTCACCAGTGTCTTGCCCCCCATCCTTACAGCTTCCCCCTTCCAGAGTCCACctcctgtcctggctctgcccccaggcctgcctttcctgctctccagagTCCAGCACCTTCCTGAACCCCCGCAGGGGGCTGAGAGGGACCATGTCACCCATCAGGGGCAGAGATGACCCTAAACCCTATTGTGGTATCAGGCACAGGATTAGAAACATCATGAAGTCCTATACCCTTCACAAGGACTGgggggagctcctgcagggacaagCACCTTTCCTGTTGGTCCTAGTACTGGGGCCAGCCAGGACAAGGCACTGACTGCTACTGGTTGAGCCCAGGGATTTTGGCTGGCCCCATGCCATGGTCTCATGCCCCCCAGCATTTTCCTGCAGCACCCTCAGAGCACTCACCATCCAGGAGCCTCAAGGTGAAGGTCACGATGGGCTCCTCAGAGTGGAGGTGAGCAGCAACCCtccctgtctctgtgtgtgaGGACTTTGCTGGAGCTGTCACCCTGTGACCAGGGGGCTCTGAGGAAACTGGAGCCATGGTGGTACCTGCAACAGGAGGGCTGAGCCAGCAGTAACATGTCccagacacagcagggacatccaGGTCCTCAGGTGTCCCTATGACTTGTTGGGGAcaggtggcagcagcacaaaggcagggagagcactCAGGAGCACATCAGGAGCTCCTCTGTCCACAGACCCACCCCAGCAGGAGCTCACCTGCACTGGAGGAATTCACCAGGAGCATTCCCATCACCATGatcctgcccagggctgaggaCAGATCAGGAGCTGCTCATGACCAGTCAGCAACCTCAGACCCCACCTGTGCTTCTGAtgcttcccaccccaaaaaggtcccaccagccctgctgggactTTGGGGGAGCTCCTGGTAACCCCTTGCCTCAACCCTCAGAGCTTGGGATGATTTAGGAAAGCTCCTTTACCCCAGGTGACCATCAGGAACCAGCAAGGGACACCCACCACCCACCTCCCCCAGTACAACCAGTGGGACGACTGAAGGTGGACCCCAGCCTCACTTACCTgccacctccagcacagccccacacaccaACACCAacaagcacagctccatccccaaTGAGCAGCATCCCCACCAGCTGGGGGGTCTTTAAGGACTTGGGGCTGGGTGTCAGTGGGTCCCAGCTGGCACTGATGGGATTGAGGGTTTTGCTTGGTCTCTGCAGCCATTGGCAGCCGCACACCTGGGGCTGATCCCACCCCTCACAccttcccattcccaccacAAGAGCCTGTGCCCATCTTCCAGTCCCCATCTTCCATCCCAcagtcccagtgccaccactcAGACTGGTCCTGCAGGTGGTCCTGAACCCATACCCACCAGTTAGTCCTGGTCCCATGCTCACCAATCAGTGCTGTTCCTAGGTGTCATGCTGGGCCTCCCATGTCACTGTTGTGGTCCTGGTCCTCAGCAAGTTGCAGATCCCACCACAAGGTCCCATCCCCACCAATTAGTCCTGGTCCTGTGCATGGTGCTGCTCCACTGTGTTCTTTTACTCCTGCACACGGTCGTGAACCAGCCGGTTTGCCCTGATCCCAGTTCACCACATGGCCTGGTCTCATACCTCAGCCTCGGTCCCTCAGATGTCCCTGGTCCCACCTCATGGTTCCTTAGCCCATCACAGTTTTGATCCCACCCTTGCCATGATCACATGGCTGATCCTGCTCCCACCAGAGACCCAATCCCCAGCACCTCTCCTTGTCCCATCATAGCtctgcttcagctctgctggagaggaaaaccacctgggagcagcagttTGGTCACAGCCAGAGACCTGGTGAagtgcctgtgtccctgggtCCTTCCTGTCTCAGGTGTACCCATCACAGCTCCAACACCTCACCACAGGCCTCCTCTGAGTGGGCTGACCTGGTGGCCTcggcacagagggacagggaatgtgGAGAAGTCCCAGTGCAAGTCCCATGGCCACCCCCGAAATGGGGTATCCCTCATCAGCAGTAGAGCTGGAATGTGGTGGCATGAGTGGTTTGTGCCACCAGTGATGCCTGGTCCCATGGCTCTGGTGTCCCTGTGAAGCCAGCAGACCTTCCTGGGGGCATCTGCATACCATGGCGATgtcccccagcacccagcagaaGACACTGGGGACAGACCCAGGCACCTCACTTGCACTGAAGGTCTCATTCCTCAGCCTGCCTGGGGGACACGGGACCTCCCACCCTCAGGACTGATGGGGACAGTGGTGTCAGGACCCTGGGGAGCTCCcagaaggagcagggatggccTGAGCATCCTGCTGTGGCTGTAACAACATCCTcaccccatccatcccatcctggAGAAGAAGGAGATGGCTGGAGGCCAGCTGGACCATCCTTATATCAAAAACTACCAAATATACAAGTATATTACAAAagtaaatagttttttttttatttctggtctTTACAGAAGGAGCTGAACACAGGTGGGAGGACAAGGGGGTCCATTTGCTGTGGGGGTGGC
Proteins encoded:
- the LOC117004867 gene encoding uncharacterized protein LOC117004867, which codes for MAPVSSEPPGHRVTAPAKSSHTETGRVAAHLHSEEPIVTFTLRLLDEDSSATPEKLPVLSPGSMMHLEASVRFSPSISMKIQVDQCYGTNMEQPGHSRRLFMVVNSRGCLHGEKLGNVSVQHQRGGSVLQLSILAPTLEGEPKEEQVYVHCLLIAWGQGRATRSCFYSHTTASWHNAEDPVQSAPCHCCDTGCPAVDTLRGDVPAFPGEGTLLWETVGPVLVQKEKVPWYKALCQTVKRLLLAGLALVGSALLVVAVLGVLLALALTTWCSGRPRQGQRPPRQRCPFQVELQSVVGALVLREMEKQGEMGPQPLSHQ